A genomic stretch from Leptospira johnsonii includes:
- a CDS encoding KH domain-containing protein — MEELIRYIVTSLVDHPEEISVKEIEGDEQTVLELRVSPKDVGKVIGKNGRIAKSLRAILTAASIKAGKNFSLEIID; from the coding sequence ATGGAAGAGCTGATCCGCTATATCGTTACTTCTCTAGTAGATCATCCGGAGGAGATTTCCGTAAAGGAAATTGAGGGCGACGAACAAACCGTCCTAGAACTCCGGGTTTCCCCTAAGGATGTGGGGAAAGTGATCGGCAAGAATGGTAGGATCGCTAAGTCCTTAAGAGCGATCTTGACCGCAGCCTCCATTAAAGCCGGAAAAAATTTCTCCTTAGAAATTATTGACTGA
- the rimM gene encoding ribosome maturation factor RimM (Essential for efficient processing of 16S rRNA), which produces MTETRILTGHLGKPFGLKGFVRLVAEDSSVPQLKFPIQAILEFPSRDPVPVKILKSTLQAGKILLQLEGINSPEDASSLTGGKLYIDRSHFPKSKNEEYYLFELKGLKAISEDGKELGWELVDILENPAHSILVFQTEDSEMLVPYVEKHVGKVFLEEGKIVLKSPEDWNEI; this is translated from the coding sequence TTGACTGAGACTCGTATCCTAACCGGACATTTAGGAAAACCCTTCGGATTGAAGGGTTTTGTCCGATTGGTTGCAGAGGACAGTTCCGTTCCGCAACTTAAATTTCCTATCCAAGCCATCCTAGAATTTCCTTCTCGGGACCCTGTGCCTGTTAAGATACTTAAATCCACACTACAAGCAGGAAAGATACTTCTGCAATTAGAAGGGATCAACTCTCCGGAAGACGCTTCTTCCTTAACCGGTGGAAAACTTTATATAGATAGATCTCATTTTCCTAAATCCAAGAACGAAGAATATTATCTATTCGAACTGAAAGGTCTGAAAGCAATCTCTGAAGACGGAAAAGAACTTGGTTGGGAATTAGTAGACATTTTAGAAAATCCGGCACATTCTATCTTAGTCTTTCAAACAGAAGATTCCGAGATGTTAGTTCCTTATGTGGAAAAACATGTAGGAAAAGTATTCTTAGAAGAAGGCAAGATCGTCTTAAAAAGTCCTGAGGATTGGAATGAAATTTAA
- the trmD gene encoding tRNA (guanosine(37)-N1)-methyltransferase TrmD has protein sequence MKFNFITLFPSKIQAYFSEGLQEKAIQKGVFSVNIVHLRDFSNNKHLKVDDTPYGGGPGMLLKVEPIDLALKSLGEDRGLVILTAPSGIPFDQNVAEKLSKLQKPITLISGYYEGVDHRVTEHLVDIELSLGNYVISAGDLASLCITDAVSRLLPGFLGDRESLEEESHNERDVLEYPQYTKPSEYNGWKVPDILLGGNHAAIESWRNANRKKVDPDITRNL, from the coding sequence ATGAAATTTAATTTTATTACCTTATTCCCCTCCAAAATCCAGGCTTACTTTTCGGAAGGACTACAGGAGAAGGCAATCCAAAAGGGAGTGTTCTCTGTAAACATTGTACATCTAAGAGACTTCTCCAATAATAAACATCTAAAGGTAGACGACACACCTTATGGAGGAGGTCCAGGAATGCTCTTAAAAGTTGAGCCTATAGACCTGGCCTTAAAATCATTAGGAGAAGATAGAGGACTAGTAATTCTTACGGCTCCCTCCGGAATTCCATTCGATCAGAACGTCGCGGAGAAATTATCCAAGCTGCAAAAACCGATCACTCTTATTTCAGGATATTATGAAGGAGTGGATCATAGGGTAACTGAGCATCTTGTTGACATAGAACTGTCCCTTGGAAATTATGTAATTTCAGCCGGAGATTTGGCAAGCCTCTGTATAACAGATGCTGTGTCCAGGCTTTTGCCCGGCTTTTTAGGCGACCGAGAGAGCCTAGAAGAAGAATCTCATAACGAAAGGGATGTTTTAGAATATCCACAATATACGAAACCTTCAGAGTATAATGGCTGGAAGGTTCCAGACATTCTCTTGGGCGGAAACCACGCGGCGATAGAATCTTGGCGCAATGCCAATCGAAAGAAAGTCGACCCTGATATTACGAGGAATTTATGA
- the rplS gene encoding 50S ribosomal protein L19, translating to MKELLKSGLPTEANRTLNFNVGDTVKVHYKIQESGKERVQVYEGVVISISNGGNGKSFTVRRISYDVGVERVFPLYSPRIAKIELVRKGKVRRSKLFFLRERSGKSARIRELKGGKVLVAEDRKRQTAEEAKASAPAATAE from the coding sequence ATGAAAGAACTTTTAAAAAGCGGACTTCCTACAGAAGCAAACCGTACCCTGAATTTCAACGTAGGGGATACTGTTAAGGTCCATTATAAAATCCAAGAATCCGGCAAAGAAAGGGTCCAGGTATACGAAGGAGTTGTGATTTCCATCTCCAACGGCGGAAACGGAAAATCTTTCACCGTTCGTAGGATTTCTTACGATGTGGGTGTAGAGAGAGTATTCCCACTTTATTCTCCTCGTATCGCTAAAATTGAACTAGTACGTAAAGGTAAGGTTCGTCGTTCTAAACTGTTCTTCTTAAGAGAACGTTCCGGAAAATCTGCTCGTATTCGCGAGTTGAAAGGCGGAAAAGTTTTAGTAGCAGAAGATAGAAAACGCCAAACTGCCGAAGAAGCTAAGGCGAGCGCGCCAGCTGCTACTGCAGAATAA
- a CDS encoding ribonuclease HII has product MPLVNFEPEELKFFPDHLPCGIDEAGRGPYAGPLSVGMVLFTPEVLEKIYTGQILKGLNDSKKLSESKRESLFQEITETAHKVAHAFLSHNYIDRYGINRAVLEGILKCYRKGSEAPIENTGRKLLLLIDGNYNFSKYKESEQVKRQSYYYKKGDSRIASIAAASIIAKVKRDRFMKAIASKFPGYGFEAHKGYGSAGHEDAIRTLGLARIHRRSFTKKFHASHSSSQSD; this is encoded by the coding sequence ATGCCTCTCGTAAATTTCGAACCGGAAGAATTGAAATTTTTTCCAGACCATCTTCCATGCGGAATAGACGAAGCTGGGCGAGGTCCATATGCAGGCCCCTTGTCTGTAGGAATGGTATTATTTACACCGGAGGTTCTGGAAAAGATCTATACGGGACAGATCTTAAAAGGATTAAACGATTCTAAAAAGCTCAGCGAATCAAAACGTGAATCTTTGTTTCAAGAGATCACAGAAACTGCCCACAAAGTCGCCCATGCATTCTTATCCCATAACTATATAGATCGTTACGGGATCAACAGAGCGGTATTAGAAGGTATACTGAAATGTTATAGAAAGGGCTCCGAAGCTCCGATAGAGAATACCGGAAGAAAACTTCTGCTCTTAATAGACGGAAACTATAATTTTTCCAAATACAAGGAATCGGAACAGGTAAAACGCCAGTCTTACTATTATAAAAAAGGGGATTCTAGGATCGCGAGTATCGCGGCCGCATCCATCATTGCAAAAGTAAAACGGGATCGTTTTATGAAAGCGATTGCTTCCAAGTTTCCAGGTTATGGATTCGAGGCGCATAAAGGATACGGAAGCGCGGGACATGAAGATGCAATCCGGACCCTGGGACTAGCAAGAATCCACAGAAGGTCTTTCACTAAAAAATTCCATGCTTCCCATTCCTCCTCCCAATCCGATTGA
- a CDS encoding EscU/YscU/HrcU family type III secretion system export apparatus switch protein, giving the protein MDCVKFGIALKFTPDENKGPKILAKGEGLLGEKIKGVAKRHGVPIVEDAPLAEALSPIPVGQEIPENLYRAVAGVFAFVLSQKAEAN; this is encoded by the coding sequence ATGGACTGCGTGAAATTCGGAATAGCTCTAAAGTTTACACCGGACGAAAATAAAGGCCCCAAGATCCTAGCTAAGGGAGAAGGTCTTTTAGGTGAAAAGATCAAGGGTGTGGCAAAGAGACACGGAGTTCCGATAGTGGAGGATGCTCCTTTGGCCGAGGCACTTTCTCCGATACCGGTGGGTCAAGAAATCCCGGAAAATTTATACAGAGCGGTTGCGGGTGTTTTTGCTTTCGTACTCAGCCAAAAAGCGGAAGCAAATTAA
- a CDS encoding HD-GYP domain-containing protein, whose product MKKLNVSELKPGMRFTKPVYLDKENLFITSNTPITDSDLERLKRFGITEVLTHGDLLVIDVDPERLETQLEDFIISTIVDEDLLPLKGIYDSLNRIKVQFSNLYKNTFALVQDVYRKVADDKVFDFGPVREQGEALADFVRTHNNLSYLILGMNNPGYYLYNQITTSTFYALIIGKLLDFSRPKMVDLAISCLVADVGMTKVPATISEKTDQLTDEEYKSILKHTIIGYQVLTQRVKIKNSLAVVALQHHERFDGKGYPQKIAATAIEENARIYAIADNFSALITNRPHRQRILPHEAIKSMISMDVGKFDLKIVRTFLNQVSLYPVGSCVELSDKRVGVVLAANADKPLRPSIRIIKDEYGTFVRNLILIDLVKENHLFIVKALDLQEATANS is encoded by the coding sequence ATGAAAAAATTGAACGTGTCCGAATTGAAGCCGGGTATGAGATTCACAAAGCCCGTATATCTGGACAAAGAAAATCTGTTCATCACTTCCAATACTCCGATCACTGATTCGGACTTGGAACGTTTGAAAAGATTCGGGATCACCGAGGTATTGACCCACGGAGATCTCCTGGTAATAGATGTGGATCCTGAAAGATTGGAAACCCAATTAGAGGATTTTATCATCAGTACGATCGTAGACGAGGACCTTCTTCCTTTAAAAGGTATCTACGATAGCTTGAATCGTATTAAGGTACAATTTTCCAATCTATACAAAAACACTTTTGCATTAGTACAAGACGTTTATCGAAAAGTTGCGGACGATAAGGTATTCGATTTTGGTCCAGTGAGAGAACAAGGTGAGGCATTGGCCGACTTTGTGAGGACCCATAATAATCTTTCGTATCTGATCTTGGGAATGAATAATCCTGGGTATTATCTATATAACCAGATCACTACTTCCACATTCTATGCTCTCATCATAGGAAAACTTCTGGACTTCTCCCGACCTAAAATGGTGGATCTCGCGATTTCCTGTTTAGTAGCGGATGTGGGAATGACAAAGGTACCTGCGACCATTTCCGAAAAAACGGACCAGCTCACCGACGAAGAATACAAATCCATCCTAAAGCATACGATCATAGGATACCAGGTACTTACTCAGAGAGTCAAAATTAAAAACAGTTTGGCCGTTGTGGCTCTACAACACCATGAACGTTTTGATGGAAAGGGGTATCCCCAAAAGATCGCAGCCACTGCGATAGAGGAGAATGCCAGGATCTATGCGATTGCGGACAATTTTTCCGCTCTTATTACAAACAGACCTCATAGACAAAGAATACTTCCTCACGAAGCAATCAAATCCATGATCAGTATGGATGTAGGTAAGTTTGATCTAAAGATCGTACGAACATTCTTGAATCAGGTTTCCTTGTATCCTGTGGGTTCTTGTGTGGAACTTTCCGATAAAAGAGTGGGAGTCGTTCTTGCAGCAAATGCGGACAAACCTTTAAGGCCTTCTATCCGTATTATAAAAGACGAATATGGAACATTTGTTAGAAACCTGATCTTGATAGATCTGGTAAAAGAGAATCATCTGTTTATCGTCAAGGCATTAGATCTACAGGAAGCCACTGCAAATTCTTAA
- a CDS encoding YraN family protein gives MGPNSKRRVLKGKDGENLATELLRKQGHKILERNFRIRRGEIDIISEKENVLYFTEVKYWAKTSPLHPLEIFDPTKIRRMKTAAGYYLSKNVSFRDHFVSFSLALITEKRELKYYLNLF, from the coding sequence ATGGGACCTAACTCTAAGCGAAGAGTATTAAAAGGAAAAGATGGAGAAAATCTAGCCACGGAACTTCTTCGTAAACAAGGTCATAAAATTCTAGAAAGAAACTTTCGGATCAGAAGGGGAGAAATCGACATAATCAGTGAGAAAGAAAACGTCCTCTATTTTACGGAAGTGAAGTACTGGGCTAAAACATCTCCACTTCACCCTCTGGAAATATTCGATCCGACAAAGATCCGCAGAATGAAAACGGCAGCGGGGTATTATTTGAGCAAGAACGTTTCCTTTAGAGATCATTTTGTCTCCTTCTCTCTGGCCCTTATTACCGAAAAAAGGGAACTGAAATATTATCTTAATCTATTCTAA